From one Montipora capricornis isolate CH-2021 chromosome 10, ASM3666992v2, whole genome shotgun sequence genomic stretch:
- the LOC138020329 gene encoding uncharacterized protein, with protein MDCDESYYRPFGLPNFSTSFVNSSTSFESPNSFSSLSGSSAQLLTSSTSIWSPSPQQNTSKSQRAAFATKKSSSTKNNLQSPRSLNIVIANCNGIGGRKSNPEFQSFINHHSPDIILGCESKLDGEPTYSVFPSNYTVYRKDRNSAGGGVFIAIKDTFASYPLYDADTNCEIVWASLQLNGCKKLILASYYRPPKSSMDEVEQFCTSVDKVFASHSPNYPQVLIGGDFNLPGINWESMSVNSQIDVSISLTLLDCLHLNNLTQLVEKPTRGNNILDLLLTSNPNIATNEFHAPNPSHDHDAIFFELDVRPKLNPKPDHHIYLYKKADMDKLEQEIDNIAHEFCAKHNSSDFSVDENWNHFKLKLQQAIDKHIPQKQVKSNRKLPWITTQLKRMIRKRERLFKKARRSKLASHWQSYKSYRNSVKKQIQQAHESYVNEVIGGSLEEGNAKSF; from the coding sequence atggattgtgacgaaagctattaccgtccgtTTGGTCTACCAAACTTCAGCACGTCCTTTGTTAACTCCTCCACCTCCTTCGAATCTCCGAATTCGTTTTCTTCATTATCTGGCTCATCTGCTCAGTTGCTAACAAGCTCAACTAGTATCTGGTCTCCAAGTCCACAACAAaacacaagtaaatcgcaaagaGCCGCGTTTGCCACTAAGAAATCCAGCTCTACTAAAAATAACCTGCAAAGTCCAAGGTCATTAAACATTGTCATAGCTAACTGCAATGGTATAGGAGGAAGGAAATCAAATCCCGAGTTCCAGAGTTTTATAAACCACCATTCACCAGATATTATACTTGGATGTGAATCAAAACTAGATGGTGAACCTACCTACAGTGTCTTCCCGTCGAATTACACTGTGTATAGGAAGGATAGAAACTCTGCTGGTGGAGGAGTCTTCATTGCAATTAAGGACACTTTTGCCAGTTATCCCTTATATGATGCCGACACGAACTGTGAAATTGTATGGGCTTCTCTTCAACTGAATGGTTGCAAAAAGCTTATTCTGGCTTCCTATTACCGTCCGCCGAAATCTTCTATGGATGAAGTTGAACAGTTCTGTACTTCTGTAGACAAAGTGTTTGCAAGTCATTCACCAAATTATCCCCAAGTACTAATTGGTGGAGATTTCAACCTCCCTGGCATCAATTGGGAAAGTATGTCAGTTAACTCTCAAATAGATGTTTCTATTTCATTGACATTATTGGATTGCCTTCACCTAAATAATTTAACACAGCTTGTTGAAAAACCCACAAGGGGAAACAACATCTTGGACTTACTGCTCACATCCAATCCTAATATAGCAACAAATGAGTTTCATGCACCTAACCCCAGCCATGACCATGATGCCATCTTCTTTGAATTAGATGTCAGACCAAAATTAAATCCTAAACCTGACCATCATATCTACCTGTACAAAAAAGCTGACATGGATAAACTGGAACAAGAAATTGACAACATTGCACATGAATTCTGTGCGAAGCATAATTCCTCAGACTTTTCAGTTGATGAAAACTGGaaccattttaaattaaaattacagcAAGCCATTGACAAGCATATCCCACAGAAACAAGTTAAATCCAACAGGAAACTCCCCTGGATTACAACCCAATTAAAGAGGATGATTCGCAAGCGAGAGAGATTATTCAAAAAAGCCAGAAGATCTAAACTTGCTTCTCATTGGCAGTCTTATAAATCTTACAGAAATTCAGTTAAAAAACAGATACAACAGGCACATGAAAGTTATGTAAATGAGGTCATAGGGGGCAGTCTTGAAGAAGGAAATGCAAAATCCTTCTGA